In Helianthus annuus cultivar XRQ/B chromosome 3, HanXRQr2.0-SUNRISE, whole genome shotgun sequence, a single window of DNA contains:
- the LOC110928601 gene encoding uncharacterized protein LOC110928601: protein MENRPREAKKKNKGRVSKPSRDGSSGANAQPQPPYGYTSQPPFYFQQPPHPSFYNTQQPNFGYFQNLLSMDAPPQSPAFDPYAYRSPQVPSTRGNVERPLPIDEDDEDDEVVPETQNLGDDDEEYEYNVDEDAGNEEDEAREKKGKTVSEKWTKEQEEALAKAWVHCSTNKKKGNQQSRESFWGKILEHFNKTIGGSNRTVHQVRSKWNPMHAKINFFNGLYQQADRTRASGCQDLDVMKVALKEFKERFPSGFQHIEAWEVVRKHEKWAQVPLMGEEGEGSAHKRKPVEVDFSIPDINEDPSPQRAQRRDKRQATSSEGSSAELAAQFKVYTAMKEAKQAVELEAIELRKKRESEARELISVQIETMKNYNYDRDMKTFLKPHDDVPPSMLPIILARKREIANKYGWPCDF, encoded by the exons atggagaaccgaCCCCGCGAGGCCAAGAAAAAAAATAAGGGGCGGGTATCGAAACCGTCTCGAgatggttcgagcggtgcaaatgctcaaccacaacccccttacggatacacttcacaacccccgttttaTTTCCAACAACCTCCACACCCCtcgttttacaacacccaacaacccaatttcggctattttcaaaatttgctatcaatggacgctcctcctcaatcccccgccttcgacccatatgCTTATCGTTCTCCACAagttccttctacacgaggaaatgtcgaacgtcctctacctattGACGAGGACGACGAGGACGAtgaggtagtgcccgaaactcaaaatttgggcgacgacGACGAGGAATATGAATATAATGTGGACGAAGACGCGGGCAACGAAGAAGACGAGGCTCGAGAAAAAAAAGGGAAAACGGTGAGCGAAAAATGGACAAAAgaacaagaagaggcgttggcgaaggcgtgggtacattgtTCTACCAACAAAAAAAAGGGCAATCAACAAAGTCGCGAAAGTTTTTGGGGTAAAATTTTAGAGCACTTTAACAAAACTATcggtggaagtaaccggaccgttcatcaagtacggtctaaatggaacccgatgcatgcgaaaataaactttttcaacggcctataccaacaagcg gatcgcacacgagcAAGTGGATGTCAAGATCTCGACGTGATGAAAGTcgcgttaaaagaatttaaagaaaGATTTCCAAGCGGTTTTCAACACATCGAggcgtgggaggtcgttcgaaaacacgagaaatgggcccaagtcccattgaTGGGCGAGGAAGGTGAAGGTTCGGCACATAAAAGAAAGCCGGTTGAAGTAGACTTTTCAATACCGGATATTAACGAAGATCCCTCGCCACAAAGAgcacaacggcgagacaagcgtcaagctacatcgtccgagggaagctcggccgagttggcggcacaattcaaagtgtacaccgccatgaaagaagcgaagcaagcggtagaattggaggcgatcgaattgaggaaaaaaagagagtcggaggctcgcgagctcatatcggTACAAATcgagacgatgaaaaactacaattacgatcgagatatgaaaacctTCCTTAAGCCGCACGACGATGTTCCGCCAAGTATGTTGCCGATCATCCTAGCCCGAAAGCGAgaaatcgctaacaagtacgggtggccatgcgatttctag
- the LOC118490123 gene encoding DEAD-box ATP-dependent RNA helicase 40-like translates to MAFPDAMTLSSVDIYRKKYDIIATGDNVPALFMSFESTRLPAKLLSEGDNVPALFMTFESIRLPAELLSEIYAAGFASPTPIQAQTWPLGFMYHDAHYVSQI, encoded by the exons ATGGCCTTTCCAGATGCGATGACTCTATCATCTGTCGACATTTACCGTAAAAAATATGACATAATAGCAACG GGTGATAATGTTCCAGCTCTATTCATGTCATTTGAGTCCACTAGACTTCCTGCAAAGTTATTGAGCGAG GGTGATAATGTTCCAGCTCTATTCATGACATTTGAGTCCATTAGACTTCCTGCAGAGTTATTGAGCGAG ATATATGCAGCTGGTTTTGCATCGCCTACACCTATTCAGGCACAAACATGGCCTCTTGGTTTTATGTATCATGATGCCCATTATGTAAGCCAGATATGA